The following coding sequences lie in one bacterium genomic window:
- a CDS encoding DNA-3-methyladenine glycosylase yields the protein MPKRRTPPNPLPRAFYAQPTLLLARELLGTYLIHESPQGLCAGRIVETEAYLHDDPACHAYRGMTPRTRVMFGPPGFSYVYFIYGMYWCFNVTAAPKGVGEAVLVRALEPVEGLDLMKRRREIGGKKLKDWELCNGPGKLTIAMGIGPEMNGIDLEKKPLYLLPPGSYRPKARNQEIEVTTRIGIRKAEHQPYRFAFKENPFVSR from the coding sequence ATGCCCAAACGCCGGACCCCGCCCAACCCCCTGCCCCGCGCCTTCTACGCCCAGCCGACTCTTTTACTGGCCCGCGAGCTGCTGGGAACTTATTTGATTCACGAATCGCCGCAAGGGCTCTGCGCCGGCCGCATCGTCGAAACCGAGGCTTATCTTCACGACGACCCGGCTTGCCACGCCTATCGGGGGATGACGCCGCGGACCCGGGTGATGTTCGGTCCTCCCGGTTTCAGCTACGTTTACTTCATTTACGGCATGTACTGGTGCTTCAACGTCACCGCCGCGCCCAAGGGGGTCGGCGAGGCCGTCCTGGTGCGGGCGTTGGAGCCGGTCGAGGGCTTGGACCTGATGAAGCGGCGCCGCGAAATCGGCGGCAAAAAACTGAAAGACTGGGAGCTCTGCAACGGTCCGGGCAAGCTGACCATCGCGATGGGGATCGGCCCCGAGATGAATGGGATCGACTTGGAGAAAAAGCCGCTTTATTTGCTGCCGCCGGGCAGCTATCGGCCGAAAGCCCGAAACCAGGAAATCGAAGTCACCACCCGGATCGGGATCCGGAAGGCCGAGCACCAGCCCTATCGCTTCGCCTTCAAGGAGAATCCGTTCGTCTCACGGTAG